In the Equus przewalskii isolate Varuska chromosome 18, EquPr2, whole genome shotgun sequence genome, ACTGGTGAGATCCGCATAGTCTGTAGCTTAGTTAATTGTCTTTGTATTGTACCAATATTCAGTTCTTAGGTTTGACAACTGTGCTACAGCTATACAAGATGTTAGCACAGAGAGAAGCTGGAGCAAGCggatatgggaattctctgtagtatttttgcaacttttctgtaagtctgaaattatttcaaaataaaaattaaaatatgagtcaGACAGTGTAGTTATATCACTGTCTTTCATATGTTTGCAAAGTGCCACACACACTTGCAGCTCTTTCTACCACTTGTCATCCTCATGCTGGAACCAGGCTTCAGTTTACAGATCAGTTCCATATGTACCATCTCACGGAATCCTCAAAAATCGTGTGAGATGTCATTCCCATTTCGCAGCgcaggagactgaggctcagagagggaagggactTGTTGAAGGGTGCCCAGCTGCTCTTTCCCTGCTCTTGCATAGTCACACCAGAGGCCAGTCGGTGAGAGAAAAATTCAGTCTGCTCAACACAATCATGCAAGCTAGTGATACTTTATTATCCAAGGGAGTTGGCAAAGGGCAGATCCATTTTGGTCAAAGAATCCCCATCATACATTCCGGTGATCCACCTGGTGATGCAGTTAACATAAGAAAACAATAGCTGGCATTTTCTGAGTGCTTGCAATGTGCCAGAGCCATTAAATGAGATGCAAATCCCATCACAAAAACTGGAATTTTCATTAGGACCCAGACTCAGAAAAGGCCCAGCTTCAAAGATCCTGACTTGCACAGACTGAGGACTCCCATTTCCACAAGTTCAAAAACCTCCTTTCTTAtctaaatgagagaaaagaaaaaaagaggttaagATCAAGAAAAGATGGTTTTGGTGAATAAATTCAACCATCTGGACTCCTTGGTATTTATGCAACTGTTATGGCCAGAATTAAGGAGGGCAAAAATCCTAACCTGCATTTTATTCAGGATTGAAATTTTTACATACATAAAGGAAGAGGTAATAGACAAAACGTCAATTTTGTTAAAGTATCCTTTTGTCTGTAgccattcaaaataaaatttcataccAAATCTCATAAAGAGATGTTTCAAGATACCCAAAGTGTGCCCAGATTATACActactatataatattatataattttttgataTAGGATAACTGCTAATAATGACatcaatgtaataaaaataaacatgggtGACAAGGGTTTCTTTTGCAACTATTTCTCCTTATTATTATAATTAGAAAATGAGTGCTGGATTACTCAGATTTAACATTATAACTGAAATCATCAAATATCTTCTGATATGCCTGACATCAAATTGGCTAAACCTGTTTTATAAAACCAGTTCAGGGgacaggctgtgtgtgtgtgtgtgtgtgtgtgtgtgcagggaactgagaaaatttcttttaacCTGAACCAATGTCTGATATAACTCACTGATCAATTATAATCAGGTTTGGTCATTCTCGGAATATAGTTTTATGTGGTAAACTAATTCACTCTGCATGTTTGGAGGAGTAATTTCAAGCCTCTTCCCCAGTTACTGCCTGGTTCACTCCTGACTGGTGACTGGCAGCCATATTTATTTCTGCACAACCCCTTTTCTCTCTAACATCAGGCTAGATTGAAAAATTAGCCCCATGATAACATGGTGGGTGGCAAATCAGTGTTTCACGTTATGATGataatgaattattttcataCGTATATAATGAGCTAATGCCGTGCCCACAAACGCTTTCAATCAGTTTTGATCCACTGGTACCTCAAAAAATGTTCCCACCCCCAAAAACCAGAATAGCCTTCTAAATTAAATAAGTGGGTTTTGGGGGATGTGGAGATGTGGGCAATGAGGCAAATTTGTGGCCCCCACATCCAAGTGCACTTTTAAGGATGAAAGGCAAAGATGATGGAGTCTCTAAAGACCCAAGGAAATGTGCCAAGTCCTCAGATCTTCCTGCTTCCTAAAGGTACACCTAAAGGTAAAACTGTGGTCCCTAGTAGGGCAGAGCCACTGAACAGTGCATGAAGAAACAAAGCTGATTCCTACGAAACACATGGAAAAGATACAGGATACGGTTTTGCGTGAGGCGTGAGATGGTCTCTATAATTGTAGTTACCTCAGAGTTAAAAGATAGGAATCATTTCAAAGGCCAGAATGTGCTGGCTCCCATGTCAAAGACTTTATTACTGTGTTTGAACTCAAgttcaaactgaaaaaaaaaaagattaaaggcAACTGCTGATTACACGGTACCTCGGGAATGTCCATCATTCTCCTCAGCTTCTGATCTCTCCAGTTCCAGTCAAAAACCAGAAACTTCAAGGGGTTCAAATTGAGGCCAcctgaaagaagcagagagagttGCTACAGTAAAGACCTCACGACATaagcttattaaaataattttttattctccTGGCTGTTTCCTGCCTCACTGCTGTCCCCTCACTCCACCCTTCTCCCCAGGAAACTAATCCCAGCACAGGAACGCTGCCCTGGCCTCATGGGAAACAAATGGAGCTCCCCGAGACTTGCCCTCCTCAGCCTGACTGCTGGCTCTGAGGCGAGCAGAGCAGCTGCTCTTGCAAAGCTGTCAGATGCTTGGGTGCTGCCACAGCAGCAGTCCCAAGCCTCCATTTCACGAAGGTCCAGAGGGCCAAGTCTCCTTCCGGACAGGGATTCGGTGAGATGTGCCTGTGGGCTGTGGTAGTGGCCCTGCAGGGGAGTTGAGTCCAATAGGGTCTGCATGGCTCTGAGGAGGTGAGTGGCAGAAGGATGAGGACAGGGCTGGGGGGTTAATTTTAGGCAGACAAGGAAGTTAAGATGGATGGGCTCTACTCAAAGTCTGTGACGCTCTGAGGAGAGAGGTAGACCATGAAGGACCCCATTCCCGCTGTCTTCTGACGGTCTATCTAAAGACAATTTCAGAgggcggggctggagggggcCTGAGGGACTGTCTATTCCTCAGAGGTGTCAGCATCGGGCACAGTTAGTTCATCCCCTCCCCACGTTCTTCCCACCACCCACGCTGGCACGTTACATACGGAAACATAAGGGAAGCCTTCCTCTGTCCTGCAGCATTTGCCCTCAACTTTTCTCTGTGGTTATCTCAATATTTTCCTCTCTGCCCCAAAGACTTTTTCATGCTTCTTATAATCACAATGCCTCTTATTAAAACTCtctgcaaaattaaaaatgataaattgagaGAGACAATGGATTGATAGTCTTCTCTTAAAAACAACTTACTGCTAGTGGGAGAGCAAACAGGTGCAGACTCTGGGCATTATATAACAGGAGCTTTAAAAGGCTTACTGTTTGATAAAATAATTCTCCTTCTATGATGTATCCCAATGAAACATCAGAAACTTAAACACAGTTACTTGCAAAGATGATCagtgcagtattatttataatagtaaagaattagaaacaacccaaatatcctaCCGTAATAGAATTGCTAAGAAATAATATAACttagggttaatatccaaaatgtataaagaactcatacaactcaatagcaaaaaaacataaacaatctgattaaagAATGGACAGAAgaattgaacagacatttttctaaagaacacatggccaacaggtacatggaaaagtgctcaacatcgctaatcatcatggaaacgaaaatcaaaaccacagagagatatcacctcacacctgttggaatagctattatcaaaaagacaagagataatacatgttggtgaggatgtagagaaaagggaacccttgaacaccgttggtgggaatgtagattggtgcagccactatggaaaacagtatggaggcttctcaaaaaattaaaagtagaactagcatatgatccagtaattccacttctgggtatttatccaaaggaaacgaaatcactgtctcaaaaagatatctgctcGTTCATATTCACTGTAGCATCATTTATAATACGCAAgcacagaaacaacctaagtgcccaacgacagatgaatggataaagaaaatgtggtgtgtgtgtgtgtgtataatatacatattccattatatatatatatgtaacgtatatacataatggaatgttatttagccataaaaaagaaggaaatcctgctatttgcaaaaacatggatggaccttgagggcattaatgctaagtgaaataagtcagacaaagacaaatatgatttcacttatatgtggaatctgaaaaaaactgaactcatgatAAGTATAGAGAATAgataggtggttaccagaggtcGGGGCAGGGGTTAGGGAATGGGTGAAGGTATTCAAAAGGTGAAaacttataagataaataagttcttgggatgtaatgtacagtatggtgactatagttaataatactatattgtatatttgaaagttgctaagagtagatcttaaaagttctcatgatgataaaaaaaattgtaggggccggccccatggctgagcggttaagttcgtgctctctgctttggcgggccagggtttcactggttcgaatcctgggtgtggacatggcaccgctcgtcaagtcatgctgaggtggcatcccacatgccacaactagaaggacccacaactaaaaatacacaactatgtaccagggggctttggcagaaaaaggaaaaaaaataaaatctttaaaaaaaaaagaagaaaaagaaaaaacaattgtaAGTATGTGtgttgatggatgttaactaaacttattacAGTagtaattttgcaatatatacatgtatcatatCATTATGTTATATACCTTGAACTAATACaattttacatgtcaattatatctcaataaaatagaaaaaagcccatataaatttataatagaatattatatagctgttaaaaactgaaaaattaaaactattttatgatAAGGAAAGTCTTCATGAGATATATAAAGTGGAAAAGATAGGTTATAAAGTTATGAAATACAGTATGGGctccttataaaaataaactattgaaagagaatatatttaGTATCAACTAACAAGAGATTATCTCTAaagtgtcattttcttttctgttacctttttgcatttttcaaaggCTCTTATAGTCAGAAAATCCCCTTCATTATTAGATTAAAGCAATACTATACTGTCTATAATTGTACAGATCCCAATGTCATGGTATATCTTTCAACATCTGGAAATTCTCCTTAGTATATCATATATAAACATCTTAGGTCATAAACAACTACATAAAATAAGTTATATGCCATTTGTCTCGCTTTGTTAGATTTTCAGTTTTTAGCGTGCTCTTTAAACACTTTGTATGTAGTCTAACACTTGTGGTTAATGAGTATTAAACCATTTATCCAATCAGAATCAGAAGGAAAGTTATTTTCATTAGTATTATAAAAAATCAACGGCtccttaaatgattttttttactccttaaatgaaataaactttcATGTTTAGTTCTTACAACTTTGTAGAAATCTAATTTCAACAATCTGTACAgcctggttttctctctctctttcaaatatGGACAAGAGTGGCCCTCTTGCATGGGGGGGCCTGGTGACACACAAAAAGCCATCTGGATTCCAGCAGGGGAGAGGTGAATCTTGGGCTAAGAGCAGTGGGAGAGGCAGGGTCCCACCCTGGCCTCACGCTGCCCAGCTAATCTCTCCCAGCTCTGTGTCTCATAGATGGACCACAAGCACGTCTCATCTGGTGCTCTCCTATGTCCTCAACGCCCTCCAACGTCCAGAAGACAAAAATCCAAACCCCTTAGCTTACTGTTCAAGGTCCTCCCTCTGCAATCTGACTCCTTTCCAGTGGAATCATAGGCTACTACAGCCTACGGAGCCTCTAACCAAGAAAGGTGATCTCCTTAATAAACACACTAACACTTACTGTGTTCTTCAGGCATGCCACTTATTGTGCTGAGCTCTTTATGGGCATTTTGTCTTTATAACAATCCTTTTGAGGGTGGTACTATTACTATCTCTGTGATTCAGATAAAGAAGCAGCTTGagaaaggttaggtaacttgccaaggtcacagggctggtaAATTGCTGGAGCAGGGATTGGAACCCCCGGAGGTCTGAGTCCATCACAGGGGCTCTTCCTCTCCACGCTGCATTGCCTCCTTATCATCCGCTCTAATTCATCACTCGTTTCTGCCTGACTTCTTCTGATTCAGTCCTTCCCCCATTCCTGAATACTGTTCTCACATCTATTTTAATCCTGTCTGTTTTAATCCTCCCCATACTTCAAGACCAGTGAAAGACCCTTTCCTCTGAAAACCTTCTCTGCAGATTTAGCCACCACACCAATCTCTCCCTTGTTTCAACTCCTACAGGACTTAGAAGAGCACATTTGGCCCCTGGCTTTTACTGCCTCTTGGCTTCAATCTCATTCTATGTACATTTATCTCATTAACTGGATCAGGAGCTCCCTGAGGGGAAAGGCTATGGAACCAGCAAGGCCAACAGTGAGGGATCTCAGGAGGGCTACTTAACCCGtcgagcttcagttttctctcacAAGAAATGAGAATGCTAGCCTGCAAGGATGCAGTGAGTACGAAAGAGGATGCAGTGAGTACTAAAGGAGGACGCTGTGAGTACTAAAGGAGGATGCTGTGAGTACTAAAGGAGACATGTAAGGGTATCTAACATAGCACTATGTACAAGCAggaactcaaaaaatatttgtttcccttCCTCGTCTGGGCCCACCAAGTTTGTCCCTTCCTTGTAATCATACAGCACTCTGTATACAGTGGGTTCATTTAACCCTGGATAGTTTTGATCTGGAGAGAAACATCAGTATTTTTAGCAGTCATCTGCCAGATGGCATTTGTCATCTCTACAGTGAGTTACTATATTGATGAACGCATTACTTTTACATGCATAAAAAATCCAGGAATAGTTCCAGACAGTTAGAAAACAAAGTTCAATTACTATATTAAATAACTAATTTGGAAATGAATAATGCAAGAAATCTTTGGTCTGTCTGGCAGGTAGAACAGGTAATAAGATCACTAGCAGGTTAGCAGGCTTTTAGGCTATTGGCTTTGAGAAAGTCAACACACTATAAAAATCCACCAGCACACGTTGTCTGGAATACTTTCTGGGTAAAGCACTAAAAGAGAAATGTATTCAagagaaatattctaaaataccTGTATTTTGTCTACAGAAGCTGCATTTTTGTTTCAACATGTTTTATATATCAGCCCTTAACTGGAGTGGGAGTCTTGGGGAAACCAAGACTCAATCAACTGAGAGGGAAATATTCAACACAGCCATCTCTACAAACTTCAGAGGTTGCAAATGAGTGGGATGAACTGTGAGTCCACCAACCGGCTTAGAGTAATTGGAATTTGAATGTATTTGGGTCGGCACACGTACTGCAGTTTGCCACAGTCCTTCCCATTCCCTATTGCACTATACCTGCCGCTGGCTTTAGAGACTAAAGGCTGAGTTTCCAACTCCTGAATGAACACAGAGGTCTGGCTTCACACCATCACACAGCTGGCTTCCCAAGCTTGCCTGGAGGAAGAGCAAACTCCCAGCTCTGACGGGGAGGGTCACTGCCTCTTTCCCTACCTTGTTTAATGAGTTCTTTAATCCTCCCTGGAGTTCCGACACCCAAGTGCACGACACGCTTTTCCAGCATCTTTACCTGCTCCTGGACCTATTCCAAGATGGAAGAGAAGAATCGTTAAAAAGTGCAACCATAGGCCAGTTTAGAGCACtttatctcaaaatttaaaaaagtgaaaaagcaaatggGGCTACCCTTGTTTAGGGTCAACTTCCAGGGCAAAGAAGGGTGACATCAAGATAAAAGTGCATGGGGcacgcctggtggcacagtggttaagtttgcgtgctctgcttcggcagcccagggcccaccagttcagatcctgggtgcggacatggcactgattatcaagccattctgtggcaggcgtcccacatataaaatagaggaagatgggcacagatgttagctcagggccaatcttcttcagcaaaaggaggactggcggctgatgttagctcaggactggtcttactcagggaaaaaaaaaagaagagcatctCCCTAGAAAACTGGTAAATCTTCAAGGAATCCAGGGGTGAAATCTGAGCTTCTGTAGAGGAATCAGGGAGCATGGAGGAGTAGTGACTGTTGTGGGGGCAGGTGAGTAtgcagaggcagggaaggaaagaaaaccagatgGTTGCGAAGTTATGTTATGTAAGGAGGTACCAGAGAAAACGCTTGCTAAGGAGATAAGGAGAAGAGGTTGAGGGGAAAGCTGAGGTCTTGGAGCGGCCCTCAAGGATCACTTACATCCCACCAGGCACCTCAGGCCTTGGCTTACCtttatgtgttttgcaaataacTTGATAACTTTACTGTCTCCTCTGAATGCTGTCATCGACCTAATGAAAAGGAATAGATTAATGCATAAGAAAACTCATTCATTCCAAGCCATGTTGACTACTTAAGTATTATGTCTTgatttattcaaaagaatatgcgcatttatgtgcatatatacatatatgcgaAACACTTCTGAGGTTTTCAGGTTGGTTCATCTCTGGAATGAAAGTGGGGTGGCCTTCAATCAGGCACACAGCTGGGTTGGCTTCTCGCTCTCATATACCAGGTTAACTGTACTCAGGTTTCCTTGATTATTGAAACATACAGATCTGCCCTTCACTTGTAACACGGGATTTCTGTATTTCAGGTTCCCAGCGGAGAATTCATCTTCAGACTCCGCAGTACAGATCTCATACAGAATTTGGTTGTGAGGAATATCTGGGagcagtgatatcagcctgtgcTCTGTGAGAGGCCGAGGGCATCTGCAAAGGTCCATCTGTGGCTGCTGcggtgggtggggaggagctgacaggcgggggcggggccttcAGTCAGAGCAGCTCCTCATTTTTATCTACTTTGCAGAGCGagcttttctgtaaaattttatatgtggaaATGTTTTGGATACAAATAGGTATAAAATAACAATCTTTCAGTTGACGTTTGGAGACAGAATGAACATGGAAATACTGCTCAGGAATATTACTTTCCTTTATATATCattacttattttgaaaaatattattgacCAGTAGGAATATATAAGTTTGCAAAGCAGCGAACCATGTTACACAAGCTCTGTTGCGCTTGCTCTGCTTTACTTGCACGCAAGCTTTCTCCATGGCAGGGTTTACTAGGAAGACAACTTGGGGGACATATTTAACACAACACATGGTTCTCAAGAGAACAGACACTCTTACAAAGTTAGAAGTATTCAACATTATTCTTCGTGAATAGAGCTCATTGTGCGTGCACAAAAATCACCTTTTGCAAATCACTTAACCCTGACATGGATCATAGCAttgctggggacacagaaaagCACTGAGAATTGGTAAACGAAGTGCGAATACACAGTGCTTTATGCTCCTCAGAAAGGCATTCGTGTACAGCAAAGCTCAAGTCAGCTGGACAAATTGTTCTGAAGAAGCCGCCTCCAGGCCAACCTCTTGCCATTAGTGTTTGAATCTGAAATGAGCTCTGTGGCGGCAGTTTTTAAATCACGGAAAAGTCCATGTGAACTCCTGGTGATTTCAGAACCAGCAAGTACAGCTGCTCAGAAGCAGTCGGAGTCTTGAAGATCAATTATGTTTAGAGCAGAAATAGCTGAAAGGAACACTTTTGTTTGACTGGGACAGTGTGTGATACAATTGAATGTGTGTGCCTAGCGGGAAAAGGAGGGTTTGAAAGACTTGTAACAAAGCTTAACCACTACTTTTCTAAATTCATGATCAGATCAGTTCACGTAGAAAACAGACAGGACTAACTGCTGAGTGCCTGTATCTGCAACTCCGTCTGGCTGATGCAGTTCCTTTGTCTCAGGACTTGGTTTCTCCTTTGTTTGTCTCTGGCACAGGGTGTGGCCCCCCGGAGAGGCCGTGTCCCAGAAAATCCCATTTTCCTCCAATGGCTCTTCTCTGAAAGCTGAGTGTTTCTCTGACCCAGTGGAAGTCTTTGCGTTTGTTCTATAAAACTACAGCAAGTGAAAAGGTATGTGAAAGCACTTAGGAAAGCACTGacaaattatctttaaaacataatttttacacGTAAAGTTTTGGTCCATTCGGAATTTACCCTGGTATAAGAAGTGAGATATGGATCcaactttattttccagatgGCTACCCAGTTgttccaacagcatttattaagtAATCCATTGTTCCCTACTGACTGGTCACCTTCGCCATGTGCTCCATCGTCATacgtgtgtaggtctgtgtctgaaCTTTCAGTTCTGTCCCACTGGTCTGATCTGTCTGTCATGCGTGTGCCCGTCCCATACTGTGTTACTTATTGAGACTTCataatgtgtttttgtttttggaatcTGATATACCATAGGCATAGGATGCTCTCATTAggattcttttttagaatttccctggctattttttcttctgtattttctcacATGAACTTAGAACTAGTTTATCTAGTTTAAAAACCAATTCTATTGGCGTTTCATTGGGAATCTGTGAAATCTGTACATTATCCGAGGTGGAAGAGACATCTTCATgacattgagtcttcctatccagaAACATGGCGTGTGCCTTTGCTTGCTGGAGATCTGCGTCCCTTGTGTAATATTTTCTTCACATGGGTTTTGGTAAGTTTACTCCTTGGTGCTCTATCTTTTCTTGTTAtgcttctcttgtttttttccggctttatctccccaaatctcccctgtacatagttgcatatctcagttgcaggtccttctcgttgtgctGTTATTATTTTCAAGCAGACCTTTTCTACCAAGTGGTCATTGCTCGCGTGGTTTCCCCGCTTTCACCCTTGCTCTCTACAGTGCGTGtgctccacacagcagccaaagtgagCCTTCAGATCATGTGACTCCCCTGCTCAAATCCTCCAGGGCATCCCATCACAGGGCCTCCTGGCTTACTACCCCCCTGCCTAGAAGGCTCTTCTTCCAGGTATCTGCTTTTCTGTCACCTTCACTTTGTTCAAGTCTCTGCTTCAATGTCATCTCCTTAGAGAAGCTTTCTGTGATCACCCTTTAAAAAGTAGCCCCTAGCCACTTCTATCCCTTTGCcaggctttattttttcttacataacTTACCACTACCTGACATTATAacgtatatttatttgtttattgtctgtcttcctcactggaaAGTAAGTTCTATGCGGGAGGGGATTCTGTCTGTTTTGTCCATTGCTCCATCTCCAGCATATAGAACATTTCAGCTTGACACATATCAGTCActcagaaaacatttacaaaacgGAATAGGTGAAGCTTCCAACCTAATGAGCTCTAGGGCTCGGCTGGCAGAGCCGCAGATGATCAGCATCACGACAGACTTCTTCTCACTGTGGTTTTTCCGAAGTTTTACCCACTTAGGACAGACTGAAAGAAAGACCAtaaaaaaatcactctaaatataGCAAAATAGGGCCTTCAAACTCAAGCATTCTCCaattacttctgtttttttttaaagattggcacctgagctaacaactattgcctatcttttttttattcttctttctttctgcttttttcttcccaaatccccccagtacatagttgcatattttagttgtgggtccttctagttgtcacatgtgggatgccgcctcagcatggcctgatgagtgatgccatgttcatgcccaggatccgaaccagtgaaaccctgggctgccgaaggagagcgtgtgaacctaaccacttggccatggggccagcccctccaattaCTTCTTTGTTagtgtttaaagaaaataaaatataacggGCACTGTTTAGATTCTATTCTCTGGTAATTCTAGATATTAGATTAAAACAGAATATCACTaacttacaaaacaaaacatataataCATCAAGTAGCTATATGTGACTAGTTTTGGAAGaatacattttcaatattttaatttatgttagaTGCTTGAAGGCAATGTTGACTAAATAGGAAAAGAATTCTGAtttaataatgttaaattttaaaggGACATCAACATaagatataaaatggaaatgacatttaaagaaTAGCAAACACTTATTAGATATTgacattgtgctaagcactttacatacattctCTTTATTAGCTCTCATAATCCAGTGCGGTTGATTCTGTTGtcacttacatttaaatttactgaatttgAGGCTGAGAAAAGTTTAAGCACTCAAGTTAGGTGTCCTCAGAATTGCTTAGTTTGAAAGAAGAATGTTGAATCTTCATCTAAACTATTTCATTGTTGGCCACAAACAAATAACTACAATACAAGTAATCTAGTTGCTACTGGATACACAcaacacatatttaaaaagatcAAGTTAGACTGACCACGCAGTAGCCATGGTCTGAGTTCTGAACATGTGACCAGAATTTCAGAATCTCACAGCTGGAACAGATCACATAGTTCTACTTCCTTATCTCTCAGATGACAAAGTCAAGTCCCAGAGGGGTACTGAGTGACTGGTCCCATGGCAAACAACAAGTTAGGAGGGGACACTCATCTAGTAGTCAGAACACTGATTATTCTCTAGATTCCTAGACTAATATTTCTAAtgtgttataaaacaaaaacGAGACCAAAACCCAATTCTCAAAGCCAGagcaaaacaagaagaaagtaaaaattgctATCAAGATGGACCTAAAGAAACCTTCATTTAAAATCCATGTAAGGTGGCAACTTTTgattttaaatgtagttttataAGTTTTTACTTTGAAGAGACAGACCTTATGCTTTAACGGAATAATGACAACTTGAtgaatactttttttatttttagtactgtttttgaagaagattaaccctgagctaacatctgctgccaatcctcctctttttgct is a window encoding:
- the CMSS1 gene encoding protein CMSS1 isoform X2, which translates into the protein MRRPKSQEPSTQSRQVEAGASDGEGGDTDVTQQETAPVPALSKETQQPKECFLIQPRETKEDATKTRKRRKKKITDVLAKSEPKPGTPEDLQKLMQDYYSSRRAVIELEELNLPDTCFLKANDLTHSLSSYLKEICPKWVKLRKNHSEKKSVVMLIICGSASRALELIRSMTAFRGDSKVIKLFAKHIKVQEQVKMLEKRVVHLGVGTPGRIKELIKQGGLNLNPLKFLVFDWNWRDQKLRRMMDIPEIRKEVFELVEMGVLSLCKSGSLKLGLF
- the CMSS1 gene encoding protein CMSS1 isoform X1; protein product: MADDLGDEWWENQAAGAASSPGASDGEGGDTDVTQQETAPVPALSKETQQPKECFLIQPRETKEDATKTRKRRKKKITDVLAKSEPKPGTPEDLQKLMQDYYSSRRAVIELEELNLPDTCFLKANDLTHSLSSYLKEICPKWVKLRKNHSEKKSVVMLIICGSASRALELIRSMTAFRGDSKVIKLFAKHIKVQEQVKMLEKRVVHLGVGTPGRIKELIKQGGLNLNPLKFLVFDWNWRDQKLRRMMDIPEIRKEVFELVEMGVLSLCKSGSLKLGLF